TTCTGCATCTTGAGATAAGTCGATTTTGGCTTCTCTGGGTTCTCTCAGTCCTATAGTATCCACCTTGGCTTCTTGGCCGGCTGTCAACCTGGGGTTTACCACGACTGTTCCAACTTCCTTGCTATTTGTTTTGTGGATGATAGCGTCGGGCAGGGCTGCATCCCTTTCCTTCGGATTATCAAAGCTGGAACCAAGCCACCTGCTGCTGAGCTGCTGGGTTTCCTTCTCCTCTGAGAGTCTAGTCAGATTCAAGAAAGGCGTGGTGGGACTGAGGTACTGTGAAATAGCCTGGACACACTTCTCCACCACCTGGCTCATCTGGAGTACACTGGCTGCAGTCAAGTAGCTCACAAGTTCTCTCTGAGGGACCTGCATACCAGCAATGGATGAAGCAACAATGAATATTAAAGAAACAGCACCAACCGTAAGAAAAAGAGGACTTATTATACTTCTTTGTGAGCTTCTGAGACCGTGAGTCATGCAGAGCTACTATAATAGAatgtaagaataaaaatatggattgAAAAATTTGTACAATAGGTTCCCCTTTAAAATAATATTCCTCTTGTTCACTTTAAATATGGATCTATTATAAAACTATATCTAGAACCTTTCATTAtagtacagaaatgaatgatTATACAGTAAAACAAACACCTCAGCTCAAAAGACTTTTGATATATGGCCATATTCAGCTCTGTGATTACAGAAACACTAGATCTTGCACCTCTAGGAACCCTGTGTAGCAGGACAGGAGTAGTGTCTTGGCAACCTTCACGTTGGAAACAACAGCCACACTCAGCTCTGATCGGCCTTTGTGAAGCAGGAACTGATCACGCAGGAAGTCTGAGGATGCTGCAAGCACCACTCTGTGACCTTGGAACTGGAGAGGATGGACAGTAGAGTCCTGTGGCCTGCCCAAGATGAGCGTGATGTCACAAAAGCGATGTTCTTCTCTAAGATCATTCATTTTGCTGAGGATGGAGTCCCCGTGGTTGGGCAAACTAAACTGCAGAGTCTCAGAACAGCCTGGCATGATGGTCTGTCTATAGTAAGAGCATAGTTCTGTTATCATATGGATGCAAGTGTGAGCTGCATAGATTACcctaatttttcatgtttattaaaaGGCTCCAAAATGTGGATAACAaccatgttttcattttcatttttcaaatagGTTTTGGGCCCTGTGTAGGAGTGAGTATACTGCATGTGTGACATTTAAACACTGTAAAGGTTTTGGCATTGTTGGAGATACCATAACATTAGCCCTAAATAACATGATTTACTGGCAAATTCAAACATCTCATAATCAGTCAAATCAATATCTAGCGATCCAGCCCCACCTTGTACTGCAGCCTCATGCCGTGGTAACGGTTCCTGGGTGAGGAATGGATGAGAACCCCAAATAACTTTGAGGAAACACTGGCCTCTCTATTCACCTGATCTCCTTACGGGTTCTGGCGTTCCTGAGGTTTAATTAACGCTCTGCAGATGTGGAAGGATTTATTTCGGTAAAGAAACAGGCATCCTGACTTGCAGTGGCTCTTTGCTGAGGAGGCTTGtggcagcagtgtgtgtgtgggtgcctGCGTGCGTATCCACGTTATGCAAGAGGGCATGAAGTAATTAACCCCTTCAGTGCTTTTAGTTCagcctttatatatatatatatatgtatatatgtatgtgtgtgtgtgtgtgcgtgcatgtctatatatatatatatatatatatatatatatacgcacatatgtgtgtgtgtgtatatatatgaagAATTTGTTGTTCTGCAATGATGctcaaagcaaaacacaaacacacttggttCATGTCCTCCTTGACTTCTCAGTGTACATACCTATAAGTAAGAGCTTTACATGGTCGGGACCTTGAAATGAAACACATTTggtttacttaaaaaaacaaaacagttttaatgGGCTGTGTTGGTATTCACTGGTATTCACTGTCCCACCACTTGCAGCCTTGGAGCAAATTGAACAGGTGGACTCAAATTGTAATGTGCAGCAGACTTAtcatgctttttttattttctgtaatattttctcagtttggtcacctcaaacgtAGAGCTCTGGCCTTGTGCACGGAAGACCCTCCCACCTTCTGCACGTCAAAGAACTATTCTTTGCCTTTGAAAAACATGAAGCAATGATTTAGAGTAAACTGCAACTGAAATACACACTATCAAGGGTTTATGTATTTCAATAATCAATCATAAAGAGAAATATGGTTGGTATAAACTGAATGCATTTTAATCAAGTATTATTCAATTTCATTCGATCAAATTCcattaaattttacattttaaattgtacttATGTTACGAAATTACATGGAAAATTAACATGTAATTAATTTATGTAAAGTCagatattaaattttttttgtgtgtattcaaACCTTCTTTTTGCCCGGGTTAGGCAATTAGAAGAAAATCTGTCTTAAAGGGAGGGTGGCCTTAAAGTAAAAGGTGCTAAAACACCTTGTTTCAAACAGTGTAAGATAAACTTTGAGCAGAGATTAACTTGATAATTAGCACAATAGAAACCCTTTAAGGCAGAAAACTTCACTAATATAAATGAAGAGCTTTTACAGTCATAGTACATAAACATGttctatcatcatcatctgttTGTATAATGCACAAGCTTGAAGACCCAATATGATGATTGTGTTAGAGAGTTATCTCTGGGATGCTGGGATGATAGCTCCCTCAGGACTTAAACTCCGGTCAGAGAGTGGGGCACAGAGAGTGATGTCCGGATATACTTTAATGGAAGTTAATAGCAGCTCAACAGTACAGCAGTAGGCATACTTAACGAATGTGGGAGGGGTGGACAGACGTGTGGTTCTGAATAACAAGAAACAAGGAGAAACAATTTTCACATATAAATATAACACTCGTCACTTCCCAACATCATGCCAATATAATGATCTGTAACCCAAATAATCAGCTGAATGCTCTGACATAAGAAAGTCCCACAATCCCATTTAAACAGGCAGGAAACAAGAATATCTATATATCTCAGACAACAGAAAAGACCTAATGCCCCCAAATTAGGAAAGGTCAGCAATTACATGGTCTTcagt
This Astatotilapia calliptera chromosome 7, fAstCal1.2, whole genome shotgun sequence DNA region includes the following protein-coding sequences:
- the LOC113027364 gene encoding zinc finger and BTB domain-containing protein 26-like, with translation MPGCSETLQFSLPNHGDSILSKMNDLREEHRFCDITLILGRPQDSTVHPLQFQGHRVVLAASSDFLRDQFLLHKGRSELSVAVVSNVKVAKTLLLSCYTGFLEVPQRELVSYLTAASVLQMSQVVEKCVQAISQYLSPTTPFLNLTRLSEEKETQQLSSRWLGSSFDNPKERDAALPDAIIHKTNSKEVGTVVVNPRLTAGQEAKVDTIGLREPREAKIDLSQDAECCLDMLKLGKEGDALPCYTSNPLSHAPHTAGNPHPSAVLHDLMSSTATMISSAADTELVNSSKNQHEQDVKDSPKEEKKYMPKANQLQQSGKLGNSSLFCHPKTPLSKIHFAADNSDTVVFQKPYLCRKCDKVFQHFESYVGHLKEHRQYFCLVCGKVFSQKNNLTHIGIHTGFKPFRCPLCHMTFTQKAMLQHHFNLHTWEEAP